Proteins encoded within one genomic window of Schaalia sp. HMT-172:
- the polA gene encoding DNA polymerase I: MASRVACVSDTVLIIDGHSMAFRAFYALPPDNFVTATGQHTNAVYGFVSMLTRLLETERPTHVAVAFDVSRHSFRSEEYPEYKGTREATPEEFKGQVELIREVLDAMGIVSLSREGFEADDILATLAHRASQQGATVLVVSGDRDSFQTVTDSVTVLYPGTGPGDLRRMTPEAIEAKYGVPPHRYPEIAAIVGETSDNLPGVPGVGPKTAAQWINKYDGLDNLLARADEIGGKRGAALREHMDDVVRNRRLNRLLTDMDLEVTPADLARRATNVAAIDRLFDSLEFGRLRVKVREVAGIGMGQTPAAEPAEEAVPETQVEVRLADADCDIAAWTFAHPTVALLVQGDMRPTRGDVSRIVLATADEALVIDPAELSPAQEGALTAVLAQASSLIVHDEKGTRHALASRGWALGAPSFDTMLAAYLAHPDQRSHKLEDVASRLLGMTIEEGNADSDALFDLGEIGEGPTAAQVRAGRLTATLHPLADKLRRALDESGETALLTDMEMPLSRLLTQMETVGIAADARVLDDLSAELGADVEAARDGAWAAAGREVNLSSPKQLQEILFDHFGLPKTKKTKTGYTTNADALVDLWAKTEESGGAGHDFLGFLLTHRDRIKLKQMVDSLSATVASDSRIHTTFSQVAAATGRLASSDPNLQNIPARSADGMRIRGAFVAGQGYESLMSADYSQIEMRLMAHLSGDEALIEAFNSGEDLHRTMASMVFGTPVAEVTGEERSRIKATSYGLAYGLSSYGLAAQLGIPVPEAAALRERYFERFGKVRDYLEGLVAQARADGYTQTMFGRRRYLPDLRSTNRQRREMAERAALNAPIQGSAADIVKIAMMDVAAALSEAGLASRLLVQIHDELLLEVAPGEEAAVEELVRAQMASPVTLSVPLDVAVGVGASWQLAAH; encoded by the coding sequence ATGGCATCTAGGGTGGCATGTGTGAGTGACACTGTGCTGATTATTGACGGCCATTCGATGGCATTTCGTGCGTTCTATGCGCTCCCGCCGGACAATTTCGTGACGGCGACGGGGCAGCACACGAACGCTGTTTACGGCTTCGTGTCAATGCTCACGCGCCTGCTCGAGACGGAGCGTCCGACGCACGTGGCCGTCGCCTTCGATGTGTCGAGGCACTCATTTCGTTCCGAGGAGTACCCGGAGTACAAGGGCACGCGCGAGGCGACCCCCGAGGAGTTCAAGGGCCAGGTGGAGCTCATCCGCGAGGTCCTGGACGCGATGGGTATTGTCTCGCTGTCGCGCGAAGGTTTCGAGGCAGACGATATTTTGGCGACGCTCGCTCACCGTGCCAGCCAGCAAGGAGCGACCGTCCTCGTCGTGTCGGGTGACCGCGACTCCTTCCAGACGGTGACCGACAGCGTCACCGTCCTGTACCCGGGCACGGGCCCGGGCGACCTGCGTCGTATGACGCCCGAGGCCATCGAGGCCAAGTACGGGGTGCCGCCGCATCGCTACCCGGAGATTGCTGCGATCGTCGGCGAGACGTCGGATAATCTGCCGGGAGTGCCCGGTGTGGGACCCAAGACGGCTGCACAGTGGATCAACAAGTACGACGGCTTGGACAACCTGCTGGCGCGCGCCGATGAGATCGGTGGAAAGCGCGGCGCCGCCCTGCGCGAGCACATGGACGACGTCGTGCGCAACCGCCGCCTCAATCGCCTCCTGACCGACATGGATCTCGAGGTCACCCCCGCCGACCTGGCCCGCCGCGCGACCAACGTGGCGGCCATCGACAGGCTCTTCGATTCCCTGGAGTTCGGGCGCCTGCGCGTCAAGGTCCGCGAGGTCGCCGGCATTGGCATGGGACAGACCCCCGCGGCCGAGCCCGCCGAGGAGGCCGTGCCCGAGACGCAGGTTGAGGTGCGCCTAGCCGACGCCGACTGCGACATCGCCGCGTGGACATTCGCGCACCCCACTGTCGCCCTCCTCGTCCAAGGCGACATGCGCCCAACCCGAGGAGATGTCTCCCGGATCGTCCTCGCGACCGCCGACGAGGCCCTGGTCATTGATCCAGCCGAGCTCAGCCCCGCGCAAGAGGGCGCGCTCACCGCCGTCCTCGCCCAGGCCTCGTCCCTCATCGTGCACGACGAGAAGGGAACGCGTCACGCCCTCGCATCGAGGGGATGGGCCCTCGGAGCGCCTTCCTTCGACACGATGCTCGCCGCGTACCTGGCCCACCCCGACCAGCGATCCCACAAGCTTGAGGACGTGGCTTCGCGCCTGCTCGGCATGACCATCGAGGAGGGAAACGCCGACTCAGACGCCCTCTTCGACCTCGGCGAGATCGGCGAGGGGCCTACCGCCGCCCAGGTGCGCGCGGGCCGCCTCACAGCCACGCTCCACCCGCTGGCCGACAAGCTGCGCCGGGCGCTCGACGAGAGCGGCGAAACGGCGCTCCTGACAGACATGGAGATGCCGCTCTCGCGCCTCCTGACCCAGATGGAGACCGTCGGCATCGCCGCGGACGCCCGCGTCCTCGACGACCTCTCGGCTGAGCTCGGCGCCGACGTCGAGGCCGCCCGCGACGGCGCGTGGGCCGCCGCCGGACGCGAGGTCAACCTCTCCAGCCCCAAGCAGCTCCAAGAAATCCTCTTCGACCACTTCGGGCTGCCCAAGACCAAGAAGACCAAGACCGGCTACACGACGAACGCCGACGCGCTGGTAGACCTGTGGGCCAAGACCGAGGAGAGCGGGGGAGCGGGGCACGACTTCCTCGGTTTCCTTCTCACCCACCGCGACCGCATCAAGCTCAAGCAGATGGTCGACTCCCTGTCCGCCACCGTCGCATCCGACTCCCGCATCCACACGACCTTCTCCCAGGTCGCCGCGGCCACGGGACGCCTGGCCTCCTCCGACCCCAACCTGCAGAACATCCCCGCGCGCAGCGCCGACGGCATGCGCATCCGCGGCGCGTTCGTCGCGGGCCAGGGCTACGAGTCCCTCATGAGCGCTGACTACTCGCAGATCGAAATGCGTCTCATGGCGCACCTGTCCGGCGACGAGGCGCTCATCGAGGCCTTCAACTCCGGCGAGGACCTGCACCGCACCATGGCATCCATGGTCTTTGGCACTCCCGTCGCCGAGGTCACCGGCGAGGAGCGTTCACGCATCAAGGCCACCTCCTATGGCCTCGCCTACGGCCTGTCCTCCTACGGCCTGGCCGCCCAGCTCGGCATCCCCGTCCCCGAGGCCGCAGCCCTGCGAGAACGCTACTTCGAGCGCTTCGGCAAGGTCCGCGACTACCTCGAAGGCCTCGTCGCCCAGGCCCGCGCCGACGGCTACACGCAGACCATGTTCGGACGTCGCCGCTACCTGCCCGACCTGCGCTCGACGAACCGTCAGCGCCGAGAAATGGCCGAGCGCGCCGCGCTCAACGCCCCCATTCAGGGCAGCGCCGCCGACATCGTCAAGATCGCCATGATGGACGTCGCCGCCGCCCTGAGCGAGGCCGGCCTGGCCTCGCGCCTCCTCGTGCAAATCCACGACGAGCTTCTCCTCGAGGTCGCCCCCGGCGAGGAGGCCGCCGTCGAAGAGCTCGTCCGGGCACAGATGGCGTCGCCCGTCACGCTGTCCGTCCCGCTGGACGTCGCCGTCGGCGTCGGCGCGTCGTGGCAGCTCGCGGCGCACTGA
- a CDS encoding PaaI family thioesterase codes for MTHDHQTKHTRTSRPDPLATGGWVGAHWPGTLMEATGMEVLEHSAARTVISLPIDGNRQSAGILHGGASAALAETAASFAAQIHARETHPGKQAYAVGTELNASHISAGREGTITATATAVHLGRSSTVHTVDIRDDAGRLISVARVTNRILVRSAHE; via the coding sequence ATGACACACGATCACCAGACGAAACACACCCGCACCTCCAGGCCCGACCCCCTCGCGACAGGCGGCTGGGTGGGCGCCCACTGGCCGGGAACACTCATGGAGGCCACCGGCATGGAGGTGCTCGAACACTCGGCGGCGCGCACCGTGATCTCGCTGCCCATTGACGGCAACCGTCAAAGCGCCGGGATCCTGCACGGCGGCGCCTCCGCTGCTCTCGCCGAGACAGCGGCCTCTTTCGCCGCTCAGATCCACGCGCGCGAAACGCACCCCGGCAAGCAGGCCTACGCGGTCGGCACCGAGCTCAACGCCTCCCACATCAGCGCGGGGCGGGAGGGTACGATCACGGCGACGGCGACCGCCGTGCACCTGGGTCGTTCCTCGACCGTGCACACCGTCGACATTCGAGACGACGCGGGACGACTCATCTCCGTCGCCCGTGTGACCAACCGCATCCTCGTGCGTTCCGCGCACGAGTGA
- a CDS encoding ANTAR domain-containing response regulator → MSEEQAEPRRVLVAEDEGLIRLDIVETLTQAGFEVVGEAADGEEAVELALELEPDLCVMDVKMPKMDGITAAEKILQELSCAVVMLTAFSQTELVERARDAGAMAYVVKPFSPSDLIPAVEIALSRHAEIESLEDQIADLTDRFETRKRVDRAKGLLMKNMGMSEPEAFRWIQKTSMDRRLSMREVADAVINQVDD, encoded by the coding sequence ATGAGTGAAGAGCAGGCTGAACCGCGTCGCGTCCTCGTCGCCGAGGATGAGGGGCTGATTCGTCTCGATATCGTTGAGACTCTGACCCAGGCGGGGTTCGAGGTCGTCGGCGAAGCTGCCGACGGTGAAGAAGCAGTCGAGCTGGCGCTGGAGCTGGAGCCCGACCTGTGTGTGATGGACGTCAAAATGCCGAAGATGGATGGCATCACGGCGGCCGAGAAGATCCTGCAGGAGCTGTCCTGCGCGGTGGTTATGCTGACCGCCTTCTCCCAGACCGAGCTGGTCGAGCGCGCCCGCGACGCGGGCGCCATGGCCTACGTGGTCAAGCCCTTCAGTCCCTCCGACCTGATTCCCGCGGTTGAGATCGCGCTGTCGCGTCACGCGGAAATTGAGTCCCTGGAGGATCAGATCGCGGATCTGACTGACCGTTTCGAGACTCGTAAGCGCGTGGATCGCGCCAAGGGCCTGCTCATGAAGAACATGGGCATGAGCGAACCCGAGGCCTTCCGCTGGATTCAGAAGACGTCGATGGATCGTCGCCTCTCCATGCGTGAGGTTGCCGACGCGGTCATCAACCAGGTCGACGACTGA
- the pyk gene encoding pyruvate kinase — translation MRRAKIVCTIGPATETPEQLQALVDAGMDVARINRSHGKAEEHEAVIARVRKASATSGRAIAVLVDLQGPKIRLETFQDGPQELKIGDTFTITTRDVPGTKELVGTTFKGLPGDCAPGDRLLIDDGNVAVRVVEVSDTDVVTRVEVPGVVSDHKGLNLPGVAVSVPALSEKDKEDLRWAIEQDADFIALSFVRSAHDIKDVHEIMDEMGKRIPVIAKIEKPQAVEALEEIVEAFDGIMVARGDLGVEMPLEAVPLVQKRAIELARLAAKPVIVATQVMDSMIKNPRPTRAEASDCANAILDGADAVMLSGETSVGAFPIETVRTMAAIIESTEENGGERIASIPSFFADRAGVICEAAARIAEHMDARYLVTFTQSGTSARLLSRMRRPIPMLAFTPLESTRRRLALSWGIQTYRVPEVQHTDDMVWQLDQVVQSSHLAEIGEQLVIVAGMPPGIPGSSNMLRIHEVGDEADYAIGGAR, via the coding sequence ATGCGTCGAGCTAAAATTGTCTGCACTATTGGACCTGCCACTGAAACCCCTGAGCAGCTCCAGGCGCTGGTGGACGCCGGCATGGATGTCGCGCGTATCAACCGGTCGCATGGAAAGGCTGAGGAACACGAGGCCGTTATTGCGCGCGTGCGAAAGGCGTCTGCGACGTCCGGCCGTGCGATCGCGGTTCTCGTCGACCTCCAGGGCCCCAAGATCCGTCTGGAGACCTTCCAGGACGGCCCCCAGGAGCTGAAGATTGGTGACACCTTCACCATCACCACCCGCGATGTTCCCGGCACGAAGGAGCTTGTCGGTACCACCTTCAAGGGCCTGCCCGGTGACTGCGCGCCCGGCGACCGCCTGCTGATTGACGACGGCAACGTCGCGGTCCGCGTCGTCGAGGTGAGCGATACGGACGTCGTGACCCGCGTCGAGGTCCCCGGCGTGGTCTCGGACCACAAGGGCCTGAACCTGCCCGGCGTCGCCGTGTCCGTTCCTGCGCTGTCCGAGAAGGACAAGGAGGACCTGCGCTGGGCGATCGAGCAGGATGCCGACTTCATCGCCCTGTCCTTCGTGCGCTCGGCCCACGACATTAAGGACGTCCACGAGATCATGGACGAGATGGGTAAGCGCATTCCCGTCATCGCCAAGATCGAGAAGCCCCAGGCCGTCGAGGCCCTGGAGGAGATTGTCGAGGCCTTTGACGGCATCATGGTTGCCCGCGGCGACCTCGGCGTCGAGATGCCCCTCGAGGCCGTGCCGCTTGTTCAGAAGCGTGCGATCGAGCTGGCTCGTCTTGCCGCTAAGCCCGTCATCGTGGCGACCCAGGTCATGGACTCCATGATCAAGAACCCGCGCCCGACCCGCGCCGAGGCCTCCGACTGTGCGAACGCCATCCTCGATGGTGCCGACGCGGTCATGCTCTCCGGCGAGACCTCGGTGGGTGCCTTCCCCATCGAGACGGTGCGCACGATGGCAGCGATCATCGAGTCCACCGAAGAGAACGGTGGCGAGCGTATCGCGTCCATTCCCAGCTTCTTCGCCGACCGCGCAGGCGTCATCTGCGAAGCGGCCGCCCGCATCGCAGAACACATGGACGCCCGCTACCTGGTGACCTTCACCCAGTCGGGTACCTCTGCGCGCCTGCTGTCGCGCATGCGCCGCCCGATCCCGATGCTGGCCTTCACGCCGCTGGAGTCGACGCGCCGTCGCCTGGCCCTGTCGTGGGGCATCCAGACATACCGCGTCCCCGAGGTGCAGCACACGGATGACATGGTCTGGCAGCTCGATCAGGTCGTGCAGTCCTCGCACCTGGCGGAGATCGGCGAGCAGCTCGTCATCGTCGCCGGCATGCCGCCGGGCATCCCCGGTTCCTCGAACATGCTGCGTATCCACGAGGTGGGTGACGAAGCCGATTACGCGATCGGCGGCGCACGCTAA
- the lgt gene encoding prolipoprotein diacylglyceryl transferase, with amino-acid sequence MSLLAAGIPSPSQGVWYLGSLPLRAYGIIIAVGMIVGVWWTSRRYAARGGNPDTIFDVALWAIPLGVVGARLYHVVTSPEAYFGPGGDPWLALQIWRGGLGIWGGVAFGALGAFLAVKRAGVRFGPIADSLAPALLVAQAIGRWGNWFNQELFGAPTTLPWGLQIDAAHLPAGYPVGTLFHPTFLYECLWNLAGAALIVALERRRRFAAGQLFGMYLMVYTAGRAWIEMLRIDDAHTIAGLRLNVWTSLAVFLLGVALFVLAGRLGRPREVVGDGAVTDDDERAGASPEGSDSDAEDVIDTRVSEDESAQESSLEEF; translated from the coding sequence GTGAGTCTCCTCGCTGCTGGCATTCCCTCGCCCTCCCAGGGCGTGTGGTACCTCGGATCGCTCCCGCTGCGCGCCTACGGCATCATCATCGCCGTCGGCATGATCGTCGGCGTGTGGTGGACCTCCCGGCGCTACGCGGCGCGCGGGGGCAACCCCGACACCATCTTCGACGTCGCTCTGTGGGCGATCCCGCTGGGCGTCGTCGGTGCGCGCCTCTACCACGTCGTCACCTCGCCCGAGGCCTACTTCGGGCCGGGCGGCGATCCCTGGCTCGCCCTGCAGATCTGGCGCGGCGGCCTGGGGATCTGGGGAGGCGTCGCCTTCGGCGCGCTGGGTGCCTTCCTCGCCGTCAAGAGGGCCGGCGTGCGTTTCGGGCCAATCGCGGACTCTCTGGCGCCTGCCCTGCTGGTTGCCCAGGCGATCGGCAGGTGGGGAAACTGGTTTAACCAGGAGTTGTTCGGCGCCCCGACGACTCTGCCGTGGGGGCTTCAGATTGACGCCGCGCACCTGCCCGCGGGCTACCCGGTGGGCACCCTGTTCCATCCCACGTTCCTGTACGAGTGCCTGTGGAACCTGGCCGGCGCTGCGCTCATCGTGGCGCTTGAGCGCCGCCGCCGCTTCGCGGCCGGCCAGCTGTTCGGCATGTACCTGATGGTGTACACCGCGGGACGCGCGTGGATCGAAATGCTGCGTATCGACGACGCACACACGATTGCCGGTCTACGCCTGAATGTGTGGACGTCCCTGGCGGTGTTCCTCCTTGGCGTCGCACTGTTTGTCCTCGCGGGTCGCCTGGGTCGGCCGCGCGAGGTCGTCGGCGACGGGGCGGTGACGGATGACGATGAGCGTGCGGGGGCGAGCCCTGAGGGAAGCGACTCCGATGCTGAGGACGTCATCGACACGCGCGTGAGCGAGGACGAGTCCGCGCAGGAGAGCTCTCTCGAGGAGTTTTAA
- the trpA gene encoding tryptophan synthase subunit alpha: protein MTRAPHSAVAIDAALERGDAALIAYLPVGFPSVEDSVRAGKVLADAGVDVIELGFPYSDPGMDGPTIQRATVAALERGTHLEDLFHAVDELTSYGISTTSMTYWNPVEWWGVERFAKDFAAVGGSGLITPDLPPEEGAQWEEASDKYDLERIYLTAPSSPEHRLKLIAAHSRGWVYAASSMGVTGARAAVGAHVADVVARTRAAGAQRVCVGLGVSNGAQARQIGAYADGVIVGSALVKTLFEDDVDRGLRALSELARELKAGVSGARA from the coding sequence ATGACGCGAGCCCCCCATTCCGCCGTCGCCATCGATGCGGCACTCGAGCGCGGCGATGCCGCGCTGATCGCCTACCTGCCCGTCGGTTTTCCGTCGGTCGAGGACTCCGTTCGCGCGGGTAAGGTCCTCGCGGATGCCGGAGTCGACGTCATCGAGCTGGGATTTCCCTACTCCGACCCGGGCATGGACGGCCCCACGATTCAGCGCGCAACCGTCGCTGCGCTTGAGCGTGGCACGCACCTGGAGGATCTCTTCCACGCGGTGGACGAGCTGACCTCGTATGGGATTTCCACGACCTCGATGACCTACTGGAACCCCGTTGAGTGGTGGGGTGTCGAGCGCTTCGCGAAGGACTTCGCCGCCGTCGGCGGCTCGGGCCTCATCACCCCCGACCTGCCGCCCGAGGAGGGCGCGCAGTGGGAGGAAGCTTCGGATAAGTACGACCTGGAGCGCATCTACCTGACGGCCCCCTCGTCCCCGGAGCATCGCCTGAAGCTGATCGCCGCGCATTCGCGCGGCTGGGTGTACGCGGCCTCCTCGATGGGTGTCACGGGCGCCCGCGCGGCTGTCGGCGCGCACGTGGCGGACGTCGTTGCACGCACGCGTGCGGCCGGTGCCCAGCGCGTGTGCGTGGGCCTGGGCGTGTCAAACGGTGCCCAGGCGCGGCAGATCGGTGCCTACGCAGACGGCGTCATCGTCGGTTCGGCTCTGGTCAAGACCCTCTTCGAAGACGACGTCGACCGCGGCCTGCGGGCGCTCAGCGAGCTCGCCCGTGAGCTCAAGGCCGGTGTGAGCGGAGCGCGCGCGTGA
- the trpB gene encoding tryptophan synthase subunit beta encodes MSAENFVPGPYFGDFGGRFVAESLMGPLEEVEAAWKRLWRDKSFQARLRDLFANYAGRPSLLTEAPRFAADLGGVRVFLKREDLNHTGSHKINNVLGQALLTKELGKTRVIAETGAGQHGVATATAAALLGLDCTIYMGREDTERQALNVARMQMLGAEVIAVTAGSATLKDAINEAFRDWVTNVETTNYIFGTAAGPHPFPELVRDLQRVIGDEARAQLLATEGRLPDVVVACVGGGSNAIGSFTAFIDDPSVELLGCEAAGDGFDTGRHAASITADQVGVLHGARTFVLQERDGQTKASHSISAGLDYPGVGPEHAWLARSGRASYIPVSDAEAMDAFLHLSRTEGIIPAIESSHALAGVRAWARAKAEAEGPFAPGDEPIAIVTVSGRGDKDVDTASRWFGYGRAKLQVIDPSAGPSGVAVLDENEEK; translated from the coding sequence ATGAGCGCTGAGAACTTCGTCCCCGGACCGTATTTCGGTGATTTCGGCGGCCGATTTGTGGCCGAGTCGCTGATGGGCCCCCTCGAAGAGGTTGAGGCGGCGTGGAAGCGCTTGTGGCGCGACAAGTCTTTCCAGGCGCGTCTGCGTGACCTGTTTGCCAACTACGCCGGTCGCCCGTCCCTGCTGACCGAGGCGCCGCGTTTCGCGGCAGATTTGGGCGGCGTGCGTGTCTTCCTCAAGCGCGAGGATCTCAACCACACGGGCTCGCACAAGATCAACAATGTGCTGGGCCAGGCCCTGCTCACGAAGGAATTGGGCAAGACCCGCGTCATCGCCGAGACAGGAGCCGGTCAGCACGGGGTCGCAACCGCAACCGCGGCGGCCCTCCTCGGACTGGATTGCACGATCTATATGGGGCGCGAGGACACGGAACGTCAGGCCCTCAACGTCGCGCGCATGCAGATGCTCGGCGCCGAGGTGATCGCCGTGACGGCCGGCTCTGCGACCCTCAAGGACGCCATCAACGAGGCCTTCCGCGACTGGGTGACCAACGTCGAGACGACGAACTACATCTTCGGCACGGCGGCTGGCCCGCACCCCTTCCCGGAGCTCGTGCGCGATCTTCAACGCGTTATCGGCGACGAGGCGCGCGCCCAGCTGCTCGCGACCGAGGGACGACTGCCCGACGTCGTTGTGGCCTGCGTGGGCGGCGGGTCGAACGCGATCGGTTCCTTCACGGCGTTCATCGACGATCCGAGCGTCGAGCTGCTGGGCTGCGAGGCGGCTGGCGACGGCTTCGACACGGGGCGTCACGCCGCCTCCATCACGGCCGACCAGGTTGGAGTGCTGCACGGCGCTCGCACGTTCGTCCTGCAGGAGCGCGACGGACAGACGAAGGCCTCGCACTCGATCTCGGCGGGCCTCGACTACCCGGGCGTGGGCCCCGAGCACGCGTGGCTGGCCCGATCGGGGCGGGCCTCGTATATCCCCGTCTCCGACGCCGAGGCCATGGACGCCTTCCTGCACCTGTCACGCACGGAGGGCATCATTCCCGCGATCGAGTCATCGCACGCGCTCGCCGGGGTGCGCGCGTGGGCCCGGGCGAAAGCCGAGGCCGAGGGACCTTTCGCGCCCGGAGACGAGCCCATCGCCATCGTGACAGTGTCGGGGCGCGGCGACAAGGACGTGGACACGGCGTCGCGCTGGTTCGGATACGGCCGCGCGAAGCTACAGGTCATCGACCCGAGCGCCGGCCCCTCGGGCGTGGCCGTCCTGGACGAGAACGAGGAGAAGTGA
- the trpC gene encoding indole-3-glycerol phosphate synthase TrpC, producing the protein MSVLDDIIVGVRQDLKEREDRVPLSRVKEMEQSVPEAKDALGALRNRDGAVKIISEVKRSSPSKGALAQIPDPAALASVYEAGGASVVSVLTEQRRFHGSLADLDAVRAAVDIPILRKDFIVTPYQIHEARAHGADLVLLIVAALEQNALVSLLERTRSLGMEALVETHSRLEALRALDAGASIIGVNARNLKTLEVDRSTVEQVIDVIPQDVIAVAESGVAQAHDVFEYAKWGADAVLVGEALVTSGDPLSSIQDMVSAGQHPALRTDRRARVAAARKEGL; encoded by the coding sequence GTGAGCGTTCTCGATGACATTATCGTGGGGGTCCGTCAGGACCTGAAAGAGCGCGAGGATCGCGTTCCTCTGAGCCGTGTCAAGGAGATGGAACAGAGCGTTCCCGAGGCGAAGGATGCGCTGGGTGCCCTGCGCAATCGCGACGGCGCCGTCAAGATCATTTCGGAGGTGAAGCGATCCTCCCCCTCGAAGGGAGCACTCGCGCAGATCCCTGATCCTGCCGCCCTGGCGTCCGTCTACGAGGCTGGGGGCGCCTCCGTGGTGTCGGTACTGACCGAGCAGCGTCGCTTCCACGGGTCGCTTGCGGATCTCGACGCGGTGCGCGCGGCGGTCGACATCCCGATCCTGCGCAAGGATTTCATCGTGACGCCCTACCAGATTCACGAGGCGCGTGCTCACGGCGCGGATCTCGTCCTGCTGATCGTGGCTGCCCTGGAACAAAACGCGCTGGTGTCGCTCCTGGAGCGCACGCGTTCGCTGGGCATGGAGGCCCTCGTCGAGACGCATTCGCGCCTGGAGGCGCTGCGTGCCCTCGACGCGGGCGCGTCGATCATCGGCGTTAACGCGCGTAATCTGAAGACCCTCGAGGTCGACCGTTCGACGGTCGAGCAGGTCATCGACGTGATCCCGCAGGACGTCATCGCGGTCGCCGAGTCGGGGGTTGCACAGGCACACGATGTCTTCGAGTACGCCAAGTGGGGCGCGGACGCGGTCCTGGTTGGTGAGGCGCTGGTGACGTCCGGCGATCCTCTCTCGAGCATTCAGGACATGGTCAGCGCCGGTCAGCATCCGGCGCTGCGCACGGATCGTCGGGCCCGCGTCGCCGCGGCCCGCAAGGAAGGACTGTGA
- a CDS encoding chorismate-binding protein, with product MSITTPSHPSEPVSLEWGQTWPPRDVFSKLATSRRVIPVVRRVLADELSAVGVYRQLAHGDYGSFILESAEHGGSWGRWSFVGASSAGAIVARDGHAQWVGAHPEGAVVEGTFLEVVHSALEQLAASPIEGLPPLTGALVGSLGWGIIPEWEPTLAATAPKESDLPDATLVLATEVAAIDHATGSVYLMAIAWNLNGSDEGVDGAYDRAIQRLDAMTSQLASPIAPAVLGVSGQEPPAVRQRTRRTDFESSVNAAKRAITDGDAFQIVLSQRLDVSTEASGVDVYRVLRTVNPSPYMYYLDLPDERGGHFEVVGSSPETLVKAQGRRVWTYPIAGSRPRGADSAQDHRLAAELLDDPKELSEHVMLVDLARNDLSKVCDPASVEVSTLMELKRFSHIQHISSTVTGVLRPDADALDALVATFPAGTLSGAPKPRAIQLIDDFEPAARGVYGGVVGYFDLSGDADLAIAIRTASLRDSVASVQAGAGVVADSVPELEYEESRNKAAAAVESVVRASTLAPLS from the coding sequence GTGAGTATTACGACGCCTTCGCATCCGTCCGAGCCTGTCAGCCTCGAATGGGGTCAGACTTGGCCCCCTCGTGACGTCTTCTCGAAGCTCGCCACGTCGAGGCGCGTGATTCCCGTCGTGCGCCGCGTCCTCGCCGATGAGCTCAGCGCCGTTGGCGTCTACCGTCAGCTCGCCCACGGCGACTACGGCAGCTTTATTCTCGAATCCGCCGAGCACGGGGGTTCTTGGGGCCGCTGGTCCTTCGTGGGAGCGTCCAGCGCCGGCGCCATCGTGGCACGCGACGGCCACGCGCAGTGGGTGGGTGCACACCCGGAGGGTGCCGTCGTGGAGGGGACGTTCCTGGAGGTTGTGCACTCCGCGCTCGAACAGTTGGCGGCGTCGCCCATTGAGGGGCTGCCCCCGCTGACGGGCGCCCTCGTCGGGTCGCTGGGATGGGGCATCATTCCTGAATGGGAGCCGACCCTGGCGGCAACCGCACCCAAGGAGTCCGACCTCCCCGACGCGACGCTCGTGCTCGCCACGGAGGTCGCTGCGATCGATCACGCGACGGGGTCGGTGTACCTGATGGCCATCGCTTGGAACCTCAACGGCTCTGATGAGGGCGTCGATGGCGCCTACGACCGCGCGATCCAGCGGCTTGACGCCATGACGAGCCAGCTGGCCTCGCCCATCGCCCCGGCGGTGCTAGGGGTGAGCGGCCAGGAACCTCCGGCCGTCCGCCAGCGCACGCGCCGCACCGACTTCGAGTCTTCCGTCAACGCCGCCAAGCGCGCGATTACGGACGGGGATGCCTTCCAGATCGTCCTGTCTCAGCGCCTCGACGTGTCGACTGAGGCCAGCGGCGTGGACGTGTACCGCGTCCTGCGTACGGTCAACCCCTCGCCCTACATGTACTACCTGGATCTGCCCGACGAGCGTGGTGGTCACTTCGAGGTCGTGGGTTCTTCCCCGGAGACGCTCGTCAAGGCGCAGGGCCGTCGCGTGTGGACGTACCCGATCGCGGGCTCGCGTCCCCGCGGCGCCGACTCGGCTCAGGACCACCGCCTGGCTGCGGAGCTCCTGGACGATCCCAAGGAGCTCTCCGAGCACGTCATGCTCGTCGACCTGGCGCGCAACGACCTGTCGAAGGTCTGCGATCCCGCCTCGGTCGAGGTGTCCACGCTCATGGAGCTCAAGCGTTTCTCTCACATCCAGCACATTTCGTCGACCGTGACGGGGGTCCTGCGACCGGATGCGGACGCTCTCGATGCCCTGGTTGCGACTTTCCCGGCGGGTACCCTCTCGGGTGCGCCCAAGCCTCGTGCTATCCAGTTGATCGACGACTTCGAGCCGGCCGCCCGCGGCGTGTACGGTGGCGTCGTCGGCTACTTTGACCTGTCGGGTGACGCCGATCTGGCGATCGCCATCCGCACGGCCTCCCTCAGGGACTCCGTGGCCTCGGTTCAGGCCGGTGCCGGCGTGGTCGCGGACTCGGTGCCCGAGCTGGAGTACGAGGAGTCCCGCAATAAGGCCGCCGCCGCGGTCGAGTCCGTCGTGCGCGCCTCGACGTTGGCCCCGCTGTCGTGA